CGTTCGATCGCTCGCGTTTGTTCGAGACGTGAAAGAGTACCATATCAAGGCGGTTCCGCCTTTGTCTGGATCTAACTTCTCCCTGGCGCGGTGTGAACGGCTTGAACGTTTCCAACTCTCTCGATTCGAACGAGGTCGCAAACAGCGACCGATCGAACGACCCGAACAACCTGAACGTTGACTGGAGGAGGTATGGAAATCAAGACCATTGGTGTTATCGGTGCGGGGCAGATGGGGAGCGGCATAGCTCAGGTCGCCTCCACGGCGGGTCTGAGCGTGGTCATGAGGGACATTGCAGACCAGCTCGTCGAAAAGGGGCTGGCCGCCATCGGCAAGAACCTCGACCGGTCGGTCCAAAAAGAGAGGATCACCCCTTCACAGAGGGAACAGATCCTTGCCAGAATCAGGGGAACATGCCGGTTGGAGGATATGGCCGAGGCAGACCTGGTGATCGAGGCTGCGACGGAGAGCGAACCCCTCAAGCTCGAGATCTTCGGGAGCCTCGATGGGATCTGCCGGAAGGATGTCATTCTCGCCACGAACACCTCGTCCATATCCGTTACCAGGATCGCCTCCGCCACTCAGAGGCCCGACAGGGTTATCGGCATGCATTTCATGAACCCGGTTCCGGTTATGAAACTCGTGGAGATCATCCGCGGTCTTGCCACGTCGGAGGGCACCTTTGAAACCGTCAGAGACCTGAGCGAGAGGATGGGAAAGACTCCGCTTGAGGCCGGGGACTTTCCGGGTTTCATCTCAAACAGAATCCTCATGCCCATGATCAACGAGGCCGTCTATGCCCTCTTTGAGGGTGTCGGCAGTGTCGAGGCTATCGACGGAGTGATGAAATTGGGAATGAATCATCCCATGGGACCCCTGGCCCTGGCAGACCTGATAGGTCTCGACACCTGTCTCGCCATAATGGAGGTTCTCCATCAGGGCTTCGGGGATTCCAAGTACCGGCCCTGCCCTCTATTGAAGAAATACGTGGCCGCAGGCTATCTCGGAAAGAAGGTGGGCAGGGGGTTCTATACCTATTGAGAGCGCGTCCGCAAAGCGAAACCTTAACCTCGGTCCTGCACGCAAAGCGGCGAAAAGGCACACGAACTACGGACACGAGGTAACCCATGGACTTCAGGCTGACTCCAGAACAAGAGATGATCAGGGATACCGTCAGGAATTTCGCAGAGAAACACATCGAACCCGTGGCAGCCCGGTTCGACGAACGCGGAGAGTTCCCCTATGAGAACCTGAAAAGAATGGCCCGACTCGGGCTCATGGGAATGAACGTCCCGGCGGAGTACGGAGGATCCGAGGCCGGCGTGGTGGCTTACAGCCTGGCCATCACCGAAATCGCAAAGGCCTGTGCCTCTCATGCCGTAACGACTTCCGTAACCAACATGGTGGCCGAGGTGATCAATGAATTCGCATGTGAGACCATGAAAAGGAGGCACATCCCGAGGCTCTGCAACGGTGAGTATCCTGCAGGGGCCTTTGCCATTACGGAGCCGCACACCGGCTCGGATGCGGCCAACATAAGGACCTCTGCCGTGGCCGACGGCGAGACATATGTATTGAACGGGACCAAGAGCCTCATCACCAGCGCGGCAGAGGCGGGTGTGACAGTCGTCTGGGCGGTCACCGACAAGAAAGCCAGGAAGGGAAAGGGTATCAGCGCGTTTCTCATCGAGCGGGGAAACCCCGGCCTCCTTGTGGGAAAGGCGGAGAACAAGCTCGGCCACAGGGCCTCTTCCACGCACGAACTGATTCTTCGCGATTGTCGTGTATCCAGAGACTCCCTCCTGGGAGAGGAAGGCGAGGGTTTCAGGATAGCCATGATGGAGCTTGACGGCGGCCGCATCGGAATCGCGTCTCTGGCGGTCGGTGTCGGGACCGCGGCGATCGATTATGCGGCACGGTACGTGAAAGAACGGGAGGCCTTCGGACAGAAGATTTCGAGGTTCGAGGCGATCCGGTGGATGATAGCCGACAGTTACACCGAACTCGAAGCGGCAAGCCTCCTCACCCTTAGGGCGGCTTTTCTCAAAGAGACGGGAGAGAGATTCACCCGTGAAGCCTCCATGGCAAAGCTGTTTGCCACGGAGACTGCAAAGCACGTCGCAATGCGGTCTGTCCAGATGCTAGGAGGGTACGGCTATACCACGGAGTATCCCGTGGAGAGATATCTCAGGGACACGGTGGGAACCACTCTCTACGAGGGTACCTCCGAGGTGCAGCGGATAGTGATCTCTCGGGAGATTCTCGGATCCTGAGGCTATCTCATTTCCCAGCTTGAGGCCAAAGACTGGAGAAAGCGTCGATGTTGGTATTCGAGAACCGGTCTTTTTGCGAGAGGTACGAGCTTTTCGGCTGTATTCAGTGTGGGAAGTGCACCGGCGGATGCCCCGTCTCTTTCAACTCCTCCCTCAATATCCGGCGCCTCATGCAGGAGGCCCTTGTCCTGGACGATCTCGAAGCCATCTATAAGAAGGACGAGCTTTGGGCCTGCACCGCCTGCCGGACCTGCACTATCCGCTGCCCCAGGGACCTGCGCCCATCGGATCTCATCATCGGCATGCGCACGGCCCTCATCGAGGAGGGACATATCCCGAGGACCCTGATTGAGGCCCTGGAAAGCACGTACAAGTACGGAAACCCCTGGGGAGCCCAGAAGAGCAAGAGGAGCGATTGGGCAGAGGAACTCGGGCTGAAGGTCCTCTCCAGGGGGGATAGTGCGGAAAATCTCTACTTTGTCTGCTGCACTGCTGCCTATGACAGCCGGGTGCAGAACGTGGCCCGATCCATGGTGACATGCTTTCGCAGGTGGGATATCGACTTTGCCATTCTGGGAAACGAAGAGACCTGCTGCGGAAGCGCCATGCGGAGAATAGGGGAGGAGGGTCTCTTCCAGATGCTCATGGAGCAGAACCTGGAAACCTTCAAGAGATACGGCGTCACCTCCCTTGTGACCACTTCTCCCCATTGCTACAATGCCATAAAGAACGATTATTCCCAGGAGAGTCTGACGGTCCGTCACTATACCCAGGTACTGGCCGAAGCCGTGACCAAGAA
The Deltaproteobacteria bacterium DNA segment above includes these coding regions:
- a CDS encoding 3-hydroxybutyryl-CoA dehydrogenase — translated: MEIKTIGVIGAGQMGSGIAQVASTAGLSVVMRDIADQLVEKGLAAIGKNLDRSVQKERITPSQREQILARIRGTCRLEDMAEADLVIEAATESEPLKLEIFGSLDGICRKDVILATNTSSISVTRIASATQRPDRVIGMHFMNPVPVMKLVEIIRGLATSEGTFETVRDLSERMGKTPLEAGDFPGFISNRILMPMINEAVYALFEGVGSVEAIDGVMKLGMNHPMGPLALADLIGLDTCLAIMEVLHQGFGDSKYRPCPLLKKYVAAGYLGKKVGRGFYTY
- a CDS encoding (Fe-S)-binding protein; translation: MLVFENRSFCERYELFGCIQCGKCTGGCPVSFNSSLNIRRLMQEALVLDDLEAIYKKDELWACTACRTCTIRCPRDLRPSDLIIGMRTALIEEGHIPRTLIEALESTYKYGNPWGAQKSKRSDWAEELGLKVLSRGDSAENLYFVCCTAAYDSRVQNVARSMVTCFRRWDIDFAILGNEETCCGSAMRRIGEEGLFQMLMEQNLETFKRYGVTSLVTTSPHCYNAIKNDYSQESLTVRHYTQVLAEAVTKNPLFSREIKKVITYHDPCFLGKQNGIFEEPREILKSIPGVTFIDFDRSREKSLCCEGGGGRMWVEAPDQGTRSAEIRVRDAVEMGAEIIATACPFCLLTLEDAVKTTGNEERLRVMDITEILVEALDLDSE
- a CDS encoding acyl-CoA dehydrogenase family protein, yielding MDFRLTPEQEMIRDTVRNFAEKHIEPVAARFDERGEFPYENLKRMARLGLMGMNVPAEYGGSEAGVVAYSLAITEIAKACASHAVTTSVTNMVAEVINEFACETMKRRHIPRLCNGEYPAGAFAITEPHTGSDAANIRTSAVADGETYVLNGTKSLITSAAEAGVTVVWAVTDKKARKGKGISAFLIERGNPGLLVGKAENKLGHRASSTHELILRDCRVSRDSLLGEEGEGFRIAMMELDGGRIGIASLAVGVGTAAIDYAARYVKEREAFGQKISRFEAIRWMIADSYTELEAASLLTLRAAFLKETGERFTREASMAKLFATETAKHVAMRSVQMLGGYGYTTEYPVERYLRDTVGTTLYEGTSEVQRIVISREILGS